One region of Hymenobacter sediminicola genomic DNA includes:
- a CDS encoding AraC family transcriptional regulator has product MFSKFYPPAPELASLVQHYMLVHVHYPAHGQAVVKPFPPAPEQCLYFYPRGAVWNYQHGSQRHVLSPDSIVVGPQVTRVDLCFSPEHLVICVAFRPGGLHRLLGTPMTELFDLPVESELLFGSELRQVREQLRDPAATYDHMIGLVEAFLLRQARRIRVAQRPIDAVLPLLLKPGTVPPLDWLADAACLSARQFERNFRERLGMGPKLFSRISRFSHAFRLKDHHPELDWLSVALRTGYTDYRHLVRDCREFAGVTPPTLLTIDAADSKRVYTLLPGQRWESRQ; this is encoded by the coding sequence ATGTTCAGCAAGTTCTATCCGCCAGCTCCGGAGCTTGCTTCGTTGGTGCAGCACTACATGCTGGTGCATGTGCACTATCCGGCGCACGGACAGGCAGTAGTGAAGCCTTTTCCACCCGCTCCTGAGCAGTGCCTGTATTTTTATCCGCGCGGGGCCGTCTGGAACTACCAGCATGGCTCACAACGCCACGTACTGTCGCCGGATAGCATCGTAGTGGGGCCTCAGGTAACGCGGGTCGACCTGTGCTTTTCGCCTGAGCATTTGGTGATTTGCGTAGCGTTTCGGCCTGGCGGGCTGCACCGGCTGCTGGGCACGCCCATGACGGAGCTGTTTGACCTGCCCGTGGAAAGCGAACTGCTTTTTGGCTCCGAACTGCGCCAGGTGCGGGAGCAACTCCGCGACCCGGCGGCCACCTACGACCACATGATTGGGCTAGTAGAAGCGTTTCTGCTCCGGCAGGCCCGCCGAATACGGGTGGCACAGCGGCCCATTGATGCGGTGCTGCCCTTGCTGCTGAAACCCGGCACCGTGCCGCCGCTCGACTGGCTGGCCGACGCTGCCTGCCTTAGTGCCCGGCAGTTTGAGCGTAATTTCCGGGAGCGGCTGGGCATGGGACCCAAGCTGTTCTCGCGCATCAGCCGGTTCAGTCACGCGTTTCGGCTCAAAGACCACCATCCGGAGCTGGACTGGCTGAGTGTAGCGCTCCGCACTGGCTACACCGACTACCGCCACCTCGTGCGCGACTGCCGAGAGTTTGCCGGTGTCACCCCGCCCACGCTGCTCACCATTGATGCCGCAGACTCTAAGCGGGTATACACGCTGCTGCCCGGGCAGCGCTGGGAGAGCAGGCAGTAG
- a CDS encoding aldo/keto reductase, which yields MQHRELGHSGLHIAPLVLGGNVFGWTADEAASFRVLDAFVAGGGNAIDTANVYSAWAPGHQGGESETVLGKWLKQRGRRDDVLILTKVGMEMGDGSKGLAKDYIRRSVEDSLRRLQTDYIDLYQSHKDDETLPVTEPLEAYAELIKEGKVRAIGASNYSASRLREALAASEQHGLPRYESLQPEYNLYNRAAFEQELQPLILEKGLGVIPYFGLASGFLTGKYRTEADLNKSIRGSSIGPKYLNDRGRGILAALDAVVAGHAGSTPAQVALAWILAQPGLTAPIASATTPNQIQELLGAATLHLSPDEVTRLNQASA from the coding sequence ATGCAACATCGTGAACTGGGCCACTCTGGCCTACACATTGCCCCACTTGTATTGGGAGGCAACGTTTTCGGCTGGACGGCCGATGAAGCCGCTTCGTTCCGCGTCCTCGACGCATTTGTGGCCGGGGGCGGCAATGCCATTGATACGGCCAACGTGTATTCGGCGTGGGCGCCGGGCCACCAGGGCGGCGAGTCGGAAACGGTGCTGGGCAAGTGGCTGAAGCAGCGCGGCCGCCGCGACGACGTGCTCATTCTGACCAAAGTGGGCATGGAAATGGGTGACGGCAGCAAAGGTCTCGCCAAAGACTATATCCGGCGCTCCGTAGAAGACTCGCTTCGGCGCCTTCAAACCGACTACATCGACTTATACCAGAGCCACAAGGACGACGAGACGCTACCTGTAACCGAGCCGTTGGAAGCCTACGCCGAGCTTATCAAAGAAGGCAAGGTGCGCGCCATCGGGGCCTCCAACTATTCGGCCAGCCGCCTGCGCGAGGCTCTGGCAGCCAGCGAGCAGCACGGCCTGCCCCGCTACGAGAGCCTGCAGCCCGAATACAACCTCTACAACCGCGCCGCCTTCGAGCAGGAGCTGCAGCCGCTGATTCTGGAAAAAGGCCTCGGCGTGATTCCTTACTTCGGGCTAGCCTCGGGCTTCCTGACGGGTAAGTACCGCACCGAAGCCGACCTGAACAAAAGCATCCGCGGCAGCAGCATCGGCCCCAAATACCTCAACGACCGGGGCCGGGGCATTTTGGCTGCTCTTGATGCCGTGGTAGCCGGCCACGCTGGCAGCACGCCGGCCCAGGTAGCCCTGGCCTGGATACTGGCCCAGCCCGGCCTCACGGCCCCAATTGCCAGCGCCACCACCCCCAACCAGATACAAGAGCTGCTGGGCGCTGCCACCCTGCATCTGAGCCCCGACGAGGTAACGCGTTTGAACCAGGCCAGCGCCTAA
- a CDS encoding GNAT family N-acetyltransferase → MTIRVATPHDLNEVYRLWCLLMDQHQAYHPVFGYHPEAEFKLKRMLRERLTEPYTRIFVADAGPDGLVGLLLATYQVGTSAMHFFRRGYIAETIVEMPYRRRGLGRALFGAAKAWLLAEGADHLELQVALQNPAALHFWQAQGFGITTHHLVRPLFHGPPDQREY, encoded by the coding sequence ATGACCATCCGGGTTGCCACGCCTCACGACCTCAATGAAGTATACCGCCTCTGGTGCCTGCTCATGGACCAGCATCAGGCCTACCATCCGGTTTTTGGCTACCATCCCGAGGCTGAGTTCAAGCTGAAGCGCATGCTGCGTGAGCGGCTCACCGAGCCGTACACCCGCATTTTTGTAGCCGATGCCGGCCCTGATGGCTTGGTGGGGCTGCTACTGGCTACCTACCAGGTAGGGACCAGCGCCATGCACTTTTTCCGGCGCGGCTACATTGCCGAAACCATTGTGGAAATGCCCTACCGCCGTCGAGGCTTGGGCCGGGCGCTGTTCGGGGCAGCCAAAGCATGGCTGCTGGCAGAAGGAGCCGACCATCTGGAGCTGCAAGTGGCCTTGCAAAACCCGGCGGCACTTCATTTCTGGCAGGCGCAGGGGTTTGGCATCACTACACACCACCTGGTGCGGCCCTTGTTCCACGGCCCACCAGATCAGCGCGAATACTAA
- a CDS encoding SgcJ/EcaC family oxidoreductase, whose product MPLLALSTFTYGQTKTDEAQINKILDGYMAVDTNTKKLNFDVLLSNSTEDASWVNIVGMHWKGRETMRKAFHAMFEERDMFKNVPFEKKSTTIRFVTPDVAIASVVTHVGEFFPPDGVNRGFNVNPAADEMGTMVFVKKNGKWLFTSGQNTVVDARAVDPMK is encoded by the coding sequence TTGCCCCTTCTTGCTCTTAGTACCTTCACCTACGGCCAAACCAAGACTGACGAAGCGCAAATCAACAAGATTCTGGACGGCTACATGGCCGTGGACACCAACACGAAGAAGCTGAATTTTGATGTGCTGCTGAGTAACTCTACCGAAGATGCCAGCTGGGTGAACATTGTGGGTATGCACTGGAAAGGGCGCGAAACCATGCGCAAGGCGTTTCATGCTATGTTCGAGGAGCGCGACATGTTCAAGAATGTGCCTTTTGAGAAGAAAAGCACCACCATCCGGTTCGTGACGCCCGATGTAGCCATTGCCAGCGTGGTAACACATGTAGGCGAATTCTTCCCGCCCGACGGCGTGAACCGCGGCTTCAATGTAAACCCGGCCGCCGATGAAATGGGGACGATGGTGTTTGTGAAGAAAAATGGCAAATGGCTGTTCACGTCCGGCCAGAATACAGTGGTAGATGCCCGCGCCGTGGACCCCATGAAGTAG
- a CDS encoding sugar MFS transporter produces MAAPITSTLPPPTSTSPGQETPRYTSALSSLTVLFFMMGFITCLNDILIPYLKAVFTLSYAKVNLVNFCFFGAYLIMGVPAGLLVKRIGYKRGMLVGFLVAALGCFLFYPAAAGRTFPLFLGALFILASGVVTLQVAGNPYVAILGPPQTASSRLSLTQAFNSLATFVAPLIGTRLILSNLPDLQKLTPAQTAALDVSSVQLLYLGIGGVLLIISLLLAFLKLPHIAHAPAAAGDTSRAWSYRHLLLGLVGIFTYVGAEVAIGSHIVSYLQQPEVMSLSSVEAGYRVSYYWFAAMVGRFVGIGLLRAIRPGRVLAFNALGAVLLILISINTTGQTAMYSLLAVGLMNSIMFPVIFTLAVAGLGRHTEDASGLLSASIVGGAIIPPLFGLIADSTISGGGIHALRWAFVLPVLCYIYILWYGLKGHKPATT; encoded by the coding sequence ATGGCCGCTCCTATTACCTCTACTCTTCCGCCGCCTACCAGCACCTCGCCGGGCCAAGAAACCCCGCGCTATACCTCGGCGCTGTCGTCCTTGACGGTGCTTTTTTTTATGATGGGGTTTATTACCTGCCTCAATGATATTCTGATTCCTTACCTGAAAGCCGTTTTTACGCTCAGCTATGCTAAAGTAAATCTTGTCAACTTCTGCTTTTTCGGGGCTTACCTGATTATGGGTGTACCGGCGGGCCTGCTGGTGAAGCGCATTGGGTACAAGCGTGGTATGCTCGTTGGCTTTCTGGTGGCGGCACTAGGCTGCTTCCTGTTCTATCCGGCAGCGGCCGGCCGCACGTTCCCGCTGTTTCTGGGGGCGCTGTTCATTCTGGCCAGCGGGGTCGTGACGCTGCAAGTGGCCGGCAACCCCTACGTAGCTATTCTGGGCCCTCCCCAAACGGCTTCTTCGCGCCTGTCGCTCACGCAGGCCTTCAACTCGCTGGCGACTTTCGTTGCGCCGCTTATTGGCACGCGCCTCATTCTGTCTAATCTTCCCGATCTGCAGAAACTCACGCCGGCCCAAACTGCTGCACTGGATGTGTCATCGGTGCAGCTGCTGTATCTGGGAATTGGGGGAGTCCTGCTGATTATCAGCCTGCTGCTGGCGTTTCTGAAGCTGCCTCATATTGCGCATGCACCGGCGGCAGCCGGTGATACCAGCCGCGCTTGGAGCTACCGGCATCTGTTGCTGGGCTTGGTGGGCATCTTCACCTACGTAGGGGCCGAAGTTGCTATTGGCTCCCACATTGTCAGCTATTTGCAGCAGCCGGAGGTTATGAGCCTGAGTTCCGTGGAGGCTGGCTATCGGGTATCTTACTACTGGTTTGCAGCAATGGTCGGACGCTTTGTGGGTATCGGGCTACTTCGGGCTATCCGGCCCGGCCGCGTATTGGCGTTTAATGCCCTAGGAGCTGTTCTTCTGATCCTGATTTCTATCAACACGACCGGCCAGACGGCTATGTACAGCCTATTGGCAGTGGGCCTAATGAACTCCATCATGTTCCCGGTGATTTTCACTTTGGCCGTTGCGGGTCTGGGCCGCCATACCGAAGATGCGTCCGGTCTGCTCTCAGCTTCGATTGTAGGCGGCGCTATCATTCCGCCTTTGTTCGGACTTATTGCGGACAGCACCATCAGCGGCGGCGGTATTCACGCCCTGCGCTGGGCCTTTGTGCTGCCCGTGCTCTGCTACATCTACATTCTCTGGTACGGCCTGAAAGGCCATAAGCCCGCTACTACCTAG
- a CDS encoding DUF421 domain-containing protein yields MLFAATVQPFDWNRILLSEDIPPLFLLEIALRCVLTYFMILGALRVTGRRGVRQLSIFELSIILALGSAAGDAMFYDDVPMLHVAVVFVVVSVLYLLFNRLTEKWPWFSDWLEGAPVLLVEDGEIQLRNFNKQNLTQKELFGELRQRQVEHLGQVRRAYIEATGDISVYFFDDADTQPGLPTWPERLKQSTRRVETDAAYACACCGHVQQLARGSAAHCAVCHHDAWIEACAAKRVA; encoded by the coding sequence ATGCTTTTTGCCGCTACCGTTCAGCCGTTTGACTGGAACCGAATTTTACTTTCCGAGGATATTCCGCCGCTGTTTCTGCTGGAAATAGCTCTTCGCTGCGTCCTGACCTATTTCATGATCCTGGGAGCGTTGCGCGTGACCGGGAGGCGGGGCGTACGGCAGCTGTCCATCTTCGAGCTCAGCATTATTCTGGCCCTCGGCTCAGCTGCCGGCGACGCCATGTTCTACGATGATGTGCCCATGCTGCACGTGGCGGTGGTGTTTGTCGTGGTGTCGGTTCTGTATCTGCTCTTCAACCGGCTCACGGAAAAGTGGCCGTGGTTCAGCGACTGGCTGGAAGGTGCGCCTGTGCTACTTGTAGAAGACGGCGAGATTCAGCTTCGCAATTTCAACAAGCAGAATTTGACGCAAAAAGAGTTGTTTGGCGAGTTGCGCCAGCGGCAGGTAGAACACCTGGGCCAGGTGCGCCGGGCCTACATCGAAGCAACCGGCGACATCAGCGTTTACTTTTTTGATGATGCTGATACCCAGCCGGGCTTGCCCACCTGGCCCGAACGCCTAAAACAGAGCACCCGGCGGGTAGAAACGGATGCTGCTTACGCCTGCGCCTGTTGCGGCCACGTGCAGCAACTGGCCCGTGGCAGTGCAGCCCACTGCGCCGTATGCCACCACGATGCCTGGATTGAGGCCTGTGCGGCTAAGCGGGTGGCCTAG
- a CDS encoding glycoside hydrolase family 30 protein has translation MLLSLGLGTSCQWLAPAVPAAAPATAGSTVAFWLTNPDKSVLFQQQAGLAWGTAAPASGSAVIEVDEQQTYQTIDGFGYSLTGGSAQLLHAMAPAARQAILQELFATDAANIGVSYLRLSIGASDLDAAVFSYDDLPAGQTDPTLARFSLAPDLEHLVPVLKEILAINPDIKLLGSPWSPPAWMKTNNSSKGGSLKPEFYDAYARYFVKYIQGMKAQGVRIDAITVQNEPLHPGNNPSLLMLAEQQAEFVKLHLGPAFRAADLDTKIIIYDHNADRPDYSLTILNDPEARQYIDGSAFHLYAGPIEALSTVHNAHPDKHIYFTEQWVGSKSLFAENVPWHVRTLLIGATRNWARTVLEWNLAADPQQNPHTPGGCTECRGALTIAGSTVTREDAYYIVAHASKFVRPGSVRIASTLAPTLPNVAFKTPAGQQVLLVQNDARTPQSFHVRYHGQVFTATLGAGSVGTYVW, from the coding sequence GTGCTCCTCTCCCTGGGGCTGGGTACCAGCTGCCAGTGGCTGGCGCCGGCCGTTCCGGCAGCCGCACCCGCTACGGCCGGCAGCACTGTGGCCTTTTGGCTCACGAATCCGGATAAGTCGGTGCTATTCCAGCAGCAGGCGGGGCTGGCCTGGGGCACAGCTGCACCGGCTAGTGGCAGTGCGGTTATTGAGGTGGATGAGCAGCAGACCTACCAGACCATCGACGGGTTCGGCTACAGCCTGACCGGCGGCAGCGCGCAATTGCTGCATGCCATGGCCCCCGCAGCCCGCCAAGCCATTCTGCAGGAGTTGTTTGCCACTGACGCAGCCAACATCGGGGTGAGTTACCTGCGCCTCAGCATTGGGGCTTCCGACCTCGACGCCGCCGTATTCAGCTACGACGATTTGCCGGCGGGCCAGACAGACCCTACGCTGGCCCGGTTCAGCCTCGCCCCCGACTTGGAGCATCTGGTGCCAGTGCTAAAGGAAATTCTGGCCATCAATCCCGACATCAAACTGCTTGGCTCACCCTGGTCGCCACCGGCCTGGATGAAAACCAACAACAGCTCTAAAGGTGGCAGCCTGAAACCGGAGTTTTACGATGCCTACGCCCGCTACTTCGTGAAGTATATCCAGGGAATGAAGGCCCAAGGTGTACGCATTGATGCCATTACGGTGCAGAATGAGCCGCTGCACCCTGGCAACAACCCCAGTCTGCTCATGCTGGCCGAGCAGCAGGCAGAGTTTGTGAAGCTGCACCTGGGCCCGGCTTTCCGGGCAGCAGACCTCGATACGAAAATCATCATCTACGACCACAACGCAGACCGGCCCGACTACTCGCTGACCATCCTCAACGACCCGGAGGCACGCCAGTACATCGACGGCTCGGCGTTTCACCTCTACGCTGGCCCTATAGAGGCGCTGAGCACCGTGCACAATGCCCACCCCGACAAGCACATCTACTTCACGGAACAGTGGGTTGGCTCGAAGAGTCTGTTTGCTGAAAACGTGCCCTGGCACGTACGGACGCTCCTTATCGGGGCGACGCGCAACTGGGCCCGCACCGTGCTGGAGTGGAACTTGGCCGCCGATCCGCAGCAGAATCCGCATACGCCGGGCGGCTGCACCGAATGCCGTGGCGCGCTTACTATTGCGGGCAGCACCGTAACCCGCGAAGATGCCTACTATATCGTGGCACATGCCAGCAAGTTTGTGCGGCCCGGCTCCGTGCGCATAGCGTCCACGCTGGCGCCGACGCTGCCCAATGTGGCCTTCAAAACACCGGCTGGCCAGCAGGTACTGCTAGTTCAGAATGACGCCCGCACGCCCCAATCCTTTCACGTGCGCTACCACGGACAGGTTTTCACCGCCACCCTCGGGGCCGGGTCCGTCGGGACCTACGTCTGGTGA
- a CDS encoding N-acyl-D-amino-acid deacylase family protein, with translation MTRYAFLVLLLLLTQTTWAQTQRADILIRNGRLYDGTGNTWTLGDVAIRAGRIVAVGRLPATYPADTVLDAQGLAVAPGFIDVHTHIEDDEVRQPTADNFIYDGVTTVVTGNCGSSRPDLRRYFHMLDSTHLSVNVASLVGHGTVRKAVMGRAHRAPTDAELQRMETLVDSAMRAGAVGLSSGLIYIPGTYARTPELVRLAQVAGRYQGLYATHMRNESDSVTFAIQEALKVGREAGLPVQISHLKLGGQQNWGRTDALLRLIEDARRAGQQVTIDQYPYTASSTSLSTLLPDDVQADGRDSLRARLARPAVHKAVEASMLARLKRRKLRHFSYAVVASFPPDTSYNGRSIEEINKLRGRRHSARAEAATVLDLVLQYDAGMVFHGMSEDDVQNIMRYPQNMVASDASIRVWQQGVPHPRGYGSNARVLGRYVRELHIITLEEAIRRMTSLPAQTFGFTDRGLLRPGFAADIVVFDPATVQDRSTFEQPHQYSVGMEYVLVNGRLTVHNGRHTGLRNGQVLYGPGRK, from the coding sequence ATGACCCGCTACGCATTCCTGGTTCTGCTGCTTCTGCTCACCCAAACAACTTGGGCGCAAACCCAGCGGGCAGATATTCTTATCCGCAACGGCCGCCTGTATGACGGCACAGGCAACACCTGGACACTGGGCGACGTGGCCATCCGGGCAGGCCGTATTGTGGCCGTGGGCCGCTTGCCGGCTACTTATCCGGCTGATACCGTGCTGGATGCGCAGGGACTGGCCGTGGCGCCGGGCTTTATCGACGTGCACACGCACATCGAAGACGACGAAGTGCGCCAGCCTACCGCCGATAATTTCATCTATGACGGCGTCACGACGGTCGTGACTGGCAACTGCGGCTCCTCACGCCCCGATTTGCGGCGCTATTTTCATATGCTGGACAGCACCCATTTGTCGGTGAACGTGGCCTCGCTGGTGGGGCACGGCACGGTACGCAAGGCGGTGATGGGCCGCGCCCACCGCGCCCCCACCGACGCCGAACTACAGCGCATGGAAACGCTGGTAGACAGTGCTATGCGGGCCGGCGCGGTCGGCTTGTCGTCAGGGCTGATTTATATTCCCGGCACCTATGCCCGCACGCCCGAGCTGGTGCGGCTGGCCCAGGTGGCGGGGCGCTACCAGGGCCTCTATGCCACCCACATGCGCAACGAAAGCGACAGTGTGACCTTTGCCATTCAGGAGGCGCTGAAAGTGGGCCGCGAGGCGGGGCTGCCGGTTCAGATTTCGCACCTCAAGTTGGGCGGCCAGCAGAACTGGGGCCGCACCGATGCGCTGCTGCGCCTGATTGAGGATGCCCGCCGCGCCGGCCAGCAAGTCACCATCGACCAGTATCCGTACACAGCCAGCTCTACCTCGCTCAGCACCCTGCTTCCAGATGATGTGCAGGCCGACGGCCGCGACTCGCTGCGCGCCCGGTTGGCCCGCCCGGCGGTGCACAAAGCCGTAGAAGCCAGTATGCTGGCGCGACTGAAGCGCCGCAAGCTCCGGCATTTCAGCTACGCCGTAGTGGCCAGCTTCCCGCCCGATACCAGCTACAACGGCCGCAGCATCGAAGAGATAAACAAACTGCGCGGCCGCCGGCACTCAGCCCGCGCCGAGGCCGCCACCGTGCTGGACCTGGTGCTGCAATACGATGCGGGCATGGTATTTCATGGCATGAGCGAAGACGATGTACAGAACATCATGCGCTATCCGCAGAACATGGTGGCGTCGGATGCCAGCATCCGGGTGTGGCAGCAGGGCGTGCCGCATCCGCGCGGCTACGGCTCCAATGCCCGCGTGTTGGGCCGCTACGTGCGCGAGCTGCACATCATCACGCTGGAAGAAGCCATCCGCCGCATGACCAGCCTGCCCGCCCAAACCTTCGGCTTCACGGACCGAGGCTTGCTGCGCCCGGGTTTCGCCGCCGATATCGTGGTATTCGACCCCGCTACCGTGCAGGACCGCTCCACCTTCGAGCAGCCGCATCAATATTCAGTGGGCATGGAATACGTGCTGGTGAATGGCCGCCTCACCGTGCATAATGGCCGCCACACCGGCCTCCGCAACGGGCAGGTGCTCTACGGGCCGGGCCGGAAGTAA
- a CDS encoding glycoside hydrolase family 30 protein: MQNTLIFLVLASCISTAALAQPAAPTKSYSAAGRQVQVYTTAANTQLRMAATDKLTFQPQPQPLETQPTVFVDPTHTFQTLLGIGGAMTDAAAETFAKLPKPQQQEFLQAYYSPTGGIGYTLARTTIHSSDFSSGSYTYVANGDKSLKTFSLKHDEQYRIPFIKQAQAAAGGKLTMYVSPWSPPAWMKDNKSMLQGGKLLPEFRQTWADYYVAFIKAYEKQGIPIWGLTVQNEPMAKQKWESCIFTAEEERDFVKGYLGPTLKKNGLSDKKLIGWDHNRDLIFQRAATLFDDPEASKYYWGLGFHWYETWTGSTMQFENLRRVHETYPDKNLVFTEGCVENFKYEQVTDWRLGERYGNSMINDFNAGTVAWTDWNVLLDETGGPNHVGNFCYAPIIGDTRSGKLIYTNSYYYIGHFSKFIRPGARRIATTSSRDVLQTTAFLNTDGKVAVVVMNSTEKEQPFQLWMKGQAAQTISRPHSIMTIVVN; this comes from the coding sequence ATGCAAAATACCCTCATTTTCCTGGTGCTGGCGTCCTGCATCAGTACGGCCGCCTTGGCTCAGCCAGCAGCTCCCACTAAATCCTATTCGGCAGCGGGCCGGCAGGTGCAGGTATATACCACGGCGGCCAACACGCAGCTGCGCATGGCCGCCACGGATAAGCTCACGTTTCAGCCGCAGCCGCAACCTCTCGAAACGCAGCCGACCGTTTTTGTAGACCCAACGCACACCTTCCAGACGCTGCTTGGCATTGGCGGAGCCATGACGGACGCCGCTGCCGAAACCTTTGCCAAACTCCCAAAACCCCAGCAGCAGGAGTTTCTGCAGGCCTACTACAGCCCAACTGGCGGCATTGGCTACACGCTGGCCCGCACCACTATCCATAGCTCCGACTTTTCGAGCGGCAGCTACACCTATGTAGCGAACGGCGATAAGTCGCTGAAAACCTTCAGCCTCAAGCACGATGAGCAGTACCGGATTCCGTTTATCAAGCAGGCACAGGCGGCAGCGGGTGGCAAACTCACAATGTATGTGAGCCCCTGGAGCCCGCCGGCCTGGATGAAGGACAACAAAAGTATGCTGCAGGGTGGCAAGCTCTTACCGGAATTCCGCCAGACCTGGGCCGACTACTACGTGGCTTTTATCAAGGCGTATGAGAAGCAGGGCATTCCCATCTGGGGCCTCACGGTGCAGAATGAGCCCATGGCCAAGCAGAAGTGGGAGTCGTGCATTTTTACGGCAGAAGAGGAGCGCGACTTTGTGAAGGGATACCTCGGGCCCACGCTCAAAAAAAACGGCCTCAGCGACAAGAAGCTCATCGGCTGGGACCATAACCGGGACCTGATTTTTCAGCGGGCCGCCACCCTCTTCGACGACCCCGAAGCCAGCAAGTACTACTGGGGCCTGGGCTTTCACTGGTACGAAACCTGGACCGGCAGTACCATGCAGTTTGAGAACCTGCGCCGCGTGCACGAAACCTACCCCGACAAAAACCTGGTGTTTACGGAGGGCTGCGTTGAGAATTTCAAATACGAGCAGGTGACCGACTGGCGGCTGGGCGAGCGGTACGGCAACTCGATGATCAACGACTTCAACGCGGGCACCGTGGCCTGGACCGACTGGAACGTGCTGCTCGATGAAACCGGCGGCCCCAACCACGTCGGCAACTTCTGCTACGCGCCCATTATCGGTGATACAAGAAGCGGCAAGCTTATCTACACGAACAGCTACTACTACATCGGCCACTTCTCGAAGTTCATCCGGCCCGGCGCCCGGCGCATTGCCACCACTTCCAGCCGCGACGTGCTGCAGACCACAGCCTTCCTCAATACCGATGGCAAAGTGGCTGTGGTGGTCATGAACAGCACCGAAAAAGAGCAGCCGTTTCAGCTCTGGATGAAGGGCCAGGCCGCCCAGACCATCAGCCGGCCCCATTCCATCATGACGATAGTGGTGAACTAG
- the gloA2 gene encoding SMU1112c/YaeR family gloxylase I-like metalloprotein, translated as MLPGLLHVHHIAIICSDYAASKHFYTQVLGLHIVREVYRAERQSYKLDLALNGQYIIELFSFPETPPRRSRPEAAGLRHLAFAVADLDAAVARFDALGIPYEPIRTDEFTGRRFTFFSDPDQLPLELYEATEPQL; from the coding sequence ATGCTACCTGGCCTGTTGCACGTCCACCACATTGCCATTATCTGCTCCGACTATGCCGCATCGAAGCACTTCTATACGCAGGTGCTGGGCCTGCACATAGTACGCGAGGTGTACCGCGCCGAGCGGCAGTCTTACAAGCTCGATTTGGCCCTGAACGGACAGTACATCATCGAGCTGTTTTCTTTCCCGGAAACGCCCCCCCGCCGCAGCCGGCCCGAAGCAGCCGGCCTACGCCATCTGGCCTTTGCCGTGGCCGATTTGGATGCTGCCGTAGCACGCTTCGATGCGCTTGGCATTCCCTATGAGCCAATCCGGACAGATGAATTCACGGGCCGCCGCTTCACGTTCTTCTCCGACCCCGACCAGCTGCCGCTGGAACTGTACGAGGCCACCGAGCCGCAACTGTAG
- the blaOXA gene encoding class D beta-lactamase, producing MRFVCLLTLVLLFSAAAPARLAPKIVERNLQPHFEKYGVQGSFLLYDAPAGQFVAYNPARCRQGFLPASTFKIPNTLIGLQTGALPDTATLCKWDGVAREFPQWNQDMSYGRALRVSCVPCYQQLARRIGVEQYRAWLPRLRYGRMAVAPATLDTFWLDGNSRISQFEQVDFLRRLHAETLPVAARHQRAVKQLLILKKTSEYTLYGKTGWRFRSATNPDNGWLVGWITRADGRTALFALNIEPKGGQAANNRFMGARRAITESILQELQWL from the coding sequence ATGCGCTTCGTCTGTCTGCTTACCCTAGTTCTGCTGTTTTCAGCCGCCGCGCCCGCCCGGCTGGCACCCAAAATAGTGGAGCGAAATCTGCAGCCGCATTTCGAAAAATACGGTGTGCAAGGCTCTTTCCTGCTGTATGATGCGCCGGCCGGGCAGTTTGTGGCCTACAACCCGGCGCGCTGCCGCCAGGGGTTTCTGCCGGCCTCCACCTTCAAGATTCCTAATACGCTGATTGGCCTGCAAACCGGCGCCCTGCCCGACACCGCCACCCTGTGCAAATGGGACGGGGTGGCGCGTGAATTTCCGCAGTGGAACCAGGATATGAGCTACGGCCGGGCACTGCGCGTGTCGTGCGTGCCGTGCTACCAGCAGCTGGCGCGCCGCATTGGGGTGGAGCAGTACCGGGCGTGGCTCCCGAGGCTGCGCTACGGCCGCATGGCCGTGGCTCCCGCCACCCTCGACACGTTCTGGCTCGATGGGAATTCGCGCATTTCACAATTTGAGCAGGTGGATTTTCTGCGTCGCCTGCACGCCGAAACGCTACCTGTAGCCGCCCGGCATCAGCGGGCCGTGAAGCAACTGCTGATCCTCAAGAAAACATCCGAATACACCCTCTATGGCAAAACCGGTTGGCGTTTTCGGTCGGCTACCAACCCCGATAATGGCTGGCTGGTGGGCTGGATAACGCGCGCTGATGGCCGCACCGCGCTGTTTGCCCTGAATATCGAGCCGAAGGGCGGGCAGGCTGCCAACAACCGGTTTATGGGAGCCCGCCGCGCCATTACGGAATCTATTCTGCAGGAGCTGCAGTGGCTGTAG